The window GACGGGTTTCGACGGGCTTGTCGCCGAACTGGTCCCGCGGATCGCCGAGCATGAGCCGGGAACCCTGGTCTACGCGGTGCATTCCGTCGAAGGTGAGCCACTGTCCCGGGTGTTCTACGAGCTTTACGCGAGCCGGGAGGCTTTCGACGACCACGAGCGTCAGGAGCATACGAAGGCGTTCCTGGCCGCGCGGGAGCAGTATGTGGCCGATCTCCGGGTGGAGTTCCTGACTTCGCCGACAGGCAAAGGGCTCCAGCCGTGAAACCCGCCGACGCCAAGGCGTTGGGGCGGCAGGTCGCGTTTCACCGAAGCCGACTGGGACTCTCGCAACGGGAACTCGCCGCGCGGCTCTCGCGCTCCGAGAGCTGGGTCAGCCAGGTCGAGCGTGGCGTGCGGCACGTGGATCGCATGTCGGTTCTCGAGAAGGTCGCCGA is drawn from Actinokineospora alba and contains these coding sequences:
- a CDS encoding putative quinol monooxygenase; protein product: MWALVVRFDLRDENAATGFDGLVAELVPRIAEHEPGTLVYAVHSVEGEPLSRVFYELYASREAFDDHERQEHTKAFLAAREQYVADLRVEFLTSPTGKGLQP